Proteins encoded within one genomic window of Brassica rapa cultivar Chiifu-401-42 chromosome A09, CAAS_Brap_v3.01, whole genome shotgun sequence:
- the LOC117127795 gene encoding uncharacterized protein LOC117127795: MQPTRRSYRLSEKETAIPDLSSSGPSGSSRKRIRKQRRKVTPPPSSPPAAYTSTDDEVEAFQLKEPRYQASRAIFQARNQENPELLRSHITPFSSRFVTSNSVERYEKLASREFVIQQRIDVTDENLLDVKRVVVRSGLIYTLIDSDLFHPNVVKEFIANLGAAENRGDGVAVFLRGSMVEFSPSLINAMYLIPGFEEDPDYLAVDIDRVCSFLTDNRVRRSEAMSSKYLTPTNQVLYKLVCSNWIPTTNYTSMNQERLKFLYMLHHHRGFDFGQMVYDQIISFAANISTDRSRRVIFPTLIQQVIDYQRTVLSFEDDEEYTGYPKLVVKDIKAGRGQGGNSSAADLLADIERTIADLKSIRIRLRSKGVGENIHSILVGLNRMSRKMKWNRTVKKVKVSNE; the protein is encoded by the exons ATGCAACCCACCCGAAGAAGCTATCGATTGTCTGAGAAAGAAACAGCTATTCCGGATCTCTCCTCTTCTGGTCCGTCTGGATCTTCCCGCAAACGTATCCGGAAACAACGCCGAAAGGTGACTCCGCCACCGTCTTCTCCGCCTGCTGCATATACATCTACCGACGACGAGGTTGAAGCTTTTCAACTCAAAGAGCCACGCTATCAAGCAAGCCGTGCGATCTTCCAAGCACGAAATCAAGAAAACCCCGAACTACTTCGTTCCCACATCACTCCGTTCTCGAGTCGTTTTGTCACCAGCAATTCAGTTGAGAGGTATGAAAAATTGGCTTCACGTGAGTTTGTGATTCAACAGAGGATCGATGTGACTGACGAGAACTTGCTCGATGTGAAACGGGTGGTAGTTAGGTCAGGGTTGATCTATACTCTGATTGATAGTGACTTGTTTCATCCAAATGTTGTGAAAGAGTTTATTGCCAATTTGGGTGCGGCTGAGAATAGAGGAGATGGTGTTGCTGTGTTTCTTCGTGGGTCCATGGTTGAATTCTCGCCTAGCTTGATTAATGCTATGTATTTGATCCCTGGCTTTGAAGAAGATCCTGACTACTTGGCAGTAGACATTGATCGAGTGTGCTCGTTCCTGACGGATAATCGTGTGCGACGTTCTGAAGCCATGAGCTCTAAGTATCTGACCCCGACGAATCAAGTCCTCTACAAGCTGGTGTGCTCAAATTGGATTCCCACCACCAACTACACGTCAATGAACCAGGAACGACTCAAGTTTCTCTACATGCTTCATCATCACAGGGGCTTTGACTTTGGTCAGATGGTCTATGATCAAATCATCAGCTTTGCAGCTAACATCAGCACTGACAGGTCTCGGAGAGTCATTTTCCCTACATTGATTCAGCAAGTGATTGACTATCAACGGACAGTGCTGTCatttgaagatgatgaagagtATACCGGGTATCCTAAGCTGGTGGTAAAAGACATCAAGGCAGGCAGAGGCCAAGGGGGTAACTCTAGTGCCGCTGATCTTCTGGCTGATATTGAGCGAACCATAGCTGATCTTAAAAGCATTCGGATTCGCTTGAGGAGTAAGGGAGTA GGGGAGAATATCCACAGTATCCTCGTCGGACTCAACAGAATGAGCAGGAAGATGAAGTGGAACCGGACAGTGAAGAAAGTGAAAGTTTCTAATGAGTGA